The following coding sequences lie in one Longimicrobium sp. genomic window:
- a CDS encoding galactose oxidase-like domain-containing protein, producing the protein MSPPPSLVAQNGHANGPPPADAHELTPDPAIYGRWATVIPEDGGAAIHRILGMQTVHGVLLPSGKVLWASGSSWRNHAPIEHYPNVHNPAPGTGVFNRNGNPFAMDSLENYYQLVNNVAVYDPDRNTFYRIPHPVPVADPDSVGQFAPSDLFCTGHLHLPDGNVLFTGGTQYYYPYRTGNRSTYIFDWRKELSIDWQSLDWRRMPAPRNDPWIFSGFMPRGRWYASIVPLLDGRMAVFSGFVGFDHGYPTMYEFEINHTVDFFNPARFNPRDPQAAWRSVDVRDTPNSPFATEINPAFVPDDGVVCDERCIRANQRDAFKLYPENYLMPDGRLYMTREGDWVSLRTESTAFMRRTKNTYWATIGGTAERPRISFERGPERADTVSSYGTTYLDPNTGNITLLGGQPTSPGTLLPMNTTSTDGIAPTHFAGGRGSRKREEFHASPDDPLGGRWTLDENFLGDTPQDDRTMHYAIILPTRQVLVINGGNYDFYGPVFYPLLLTPRFDGATFTGYEKTRMSEAVEPRLYHNNALLLPDGRVLVSGGNSARATVRSGEQPDGLPQNGQPKPDLSLVDIDMYFFGDGPMARGEKGMNTVPTENWVAEVFSPPYLFIDPDRRASITSIRPVTPPRGYRPEAVIGGKTFNLFRSNQEYRVQLAGLPAQCSAGQQAKLVLIKLPSATHGWQNGQQFQDLPFRTTSANEIVFRTPNARQANLPPAFYMLFYVDCHGKPAVARMVRFDDQATAP; encoded by the coding sequence GTGTCGCCGCCCCCGTCCCTCGTCGCGCAGAACGGCCACGCGAACGGCCCACCCCCCGCGGATGCGCACGAGCTCACGCCCGATCCCGCCATCTACGGCCGGTGGGCGACGGTGATCCCGGAGGATGGCGGCGCGGCCATCCACCGCATCCTGGGCATGCAGACGGTGCACGGCGTTCTGCTGCCTTCGGGCAAGGTGCTGTGGGCCAGCGGCAGCAGCTGGCGCAACCACGCGCCCATCGAGCACTACCCCAACGTCCACAACCCGGCCCCCGGCACCGGCGTCTTCAACCGGAACGGAAACCCATTCGCGATGGACAGCCTGGAGAACTACTACCAGCTCGTCAATAACGTCGCAGTCTACGATCCTGACCGGAACACCTTCTACCGCATCCCGCACCCGGTGCCCGTCGCCGACCCGGACAGCGTGGGCCAGTTTGCGCCGAGCGACCTGTTCTGCACCGGCCACCTGCACCTGCCCGACGGCAACGTCCTCTTTACCGGGGGCACGCAGTACTACTACCCGTACCGCACCGGCAACCGGTCGACGTACATCTTCGACTGGCGGAAGGAGCTCAGCATCGACTGGCAGTCCCTAGACTGGCGCCGGATGCCCGCGCCCCGGAACGATCCCTGGATCTTTTCCGGCTTCATGCCGCGCGGACGCTGGTACGCCAGCATCGTTCCGCTGCTCGACGGGCGGATGGCGGTGTTCAGCGGCTTCGTGGGGTTCGACCACGGCTATCCGACGATGTACGAGTTCGAGATCAACCACACCGTCGACTTTTTCAACCCGGCCCGGTTCAACCCGCGAGATCCCCAGGCCGCCTGGCGCTCCGTGGACGTGCGCGACACGCCGAACAGCCCCTTCGCCACGGAAATCAACCCGGCGTTCGTTCCCGACGACGGCGTGGTGTGCGACGAGCGGTGCATCCGCGCGAACCAGCGGGACGCCTTCAAGCTGTATCCCGAAAACTACCTGATGCCCGACGGCCGCCTGTACATGACGCGGGAGGGCGACTGGGTGAGCCTTCGCACGGAAAGCACCGCGTTCATGCGGCGCACCAAGAACACCTACTGGGCCACCATTGGCGGCACGGCCGAGCGCCCCAGGATTTCGTTCGAGCGCGGGCCCGAGCGTGCCGACACCGTCTCGTCGTACGGCACCACGTACCTTGACCCCAACACGGGCAACATCACGCTGCTGGGAGGCCAGCCCACGTCGCCGGGCACGCTGCTGCCCATGAACACCACGTCCACGGACGGCATCGCCCCCACGCACTTCGCCGGCGGGCGCGGCAGCCGCAAGCGCGAGGAGTTCCACGCGTCGCCCGACGACCCGCTCGGCGGCCGGTGGACCCTGGACGAAAACTTCCTGGGCGACACGCCGCAGGACGACCGCACCATGCACTACGCGATCATCCTTCCCACGCGCCAGGTGCTGGTGATCAACGGCGGCAACTACGATTTCTACGGCCCGGTGTTCTATCCGCTGCTCCTGACGCCCCGGTTCGACGGCGCCACGTTCACCGGGTACGAAAAGACGCGGATGAGCGAGGCCGTGGAGCCGCGGCTGTACCACAACAACGCGCTCCTGCTCCCCGACGGGCGCGTGCTGGTGTCCGGCGGCAACTCGGCACGTGCCACCGTGCGAAGCGGAGAGCAACCCGACGGGCTGCCCCAGAACGGGCAGCCCAAGCCGGACCTGAGCCTGGTGGACATCGACATGTACTTCTTCGGCGACGGGCCCATGGCCCGCGGCGAAAAGGGAATGAACACCGTCCCCACCGAAAACTGGGTGGCCGAGGTCTTCAGCCCGCCGTACCTGTTCATCGACCCGGACCGGCGCGCGTCGATCACCTCCATCCGCCCCGTCACCCCGCCCCGGGGCTACCGGCCGGAGGCGGTGATCGGCGGCAAGACGTTCAACCTGTTTCGCAGCAACCAGGAATACCGGGTGCAGCTGGCCGGGCTTCCCGCGCAGTGCTCCGCGGGGCAGCAGGCGAAGCTGGTGCTGATCAAGCTGCCGTCGGCCACGCACGGGTGGCAGAACGGGCAGCAGTTCCAGGACCTGCCGTTCCGGACGACCTCCGCCAACGAGATCGTGTTCCGCACGCCCAACGCGCGCCAGGCCAACCTGCCGCCCGCGTTCTACATGCTCTTCTACGTGGACTGCCACGGAAAGCCGGCCGTCGCGCGCATGGTGCGCTTCGACGACCAGGCGACCGCGCCCTGA
- a CDS encoding DinB family protein, translating to MSTDSLRSHLVRLLDWQDAHATFDAAVQGIEPEFQGIRPLGLPHSAWELLEHLRFTQRDILDFCRDPGYVEPKWPDDYWPSSAAPPSPDAWNHSASAFRDDRSALKQLAADPDVDLFAAIPHGTGQTILRELLLVADHNAYHVGQLVLLRRALGIWA from the coding sequence ATGTCGACCGATTCGCTCCGCAGCCACCTGGTTCGCCTGCTGGACTGGCAGGATGCACACGCCACCTTCGATGCCGCAGTGCAGGGCATCGAGCCCGAGTTCCAGGGCATTCGTCCCCTCGGGCTGCCCCACTCCGCCTGGGAGCTGCTGGAGCACCTGCGATTCACCCAGCGCGACATCCTGGATTTCTGCCGCGATCCCGGCTACGTGGAGCCGAAGTGGCCCGACGACTACTGGCCCTCGTCCGCCGCGCCGCCGTCGCCGGACGCGTGGAATCATTCCGCGTCGGCGTTCCGTGACGATCGCAGCGCCCTGAAGCAGCTCGCGGCCGACCCCGACGTGGACCTGTTCGCCGCGATCCCGCACGGCACCGGGCAAACCATCCTGCGCGAGCTGCTGCTGGTGGCCGACCACAACGCGTACCACGTGGGCCAGCTGGTTCTGCTGCGGCGCGCCCTCGGGATCTGGGCGTAG
- a CDS encoding class I SAM-dependent methyltransferase, with protein sequence MTRTPERADAAPAMRIASDFDRLSAFDDGRWDHNRHYHPLLLRSLPARRESALEIGCGTGEFARLLAREFARVTAIDLSPEMVRRARELSPGVAHIEFTQADVASCDLPPESFDCIASIATLHHLPLADTLMKLSAALRPGGVLLVLDLYQPRSAADFAWSAAAWPCNLVLRAWHHGRLRDPPDVRRAWSEHARHDVYPALADVRALGERLVPGAVVRRHLFWRYSLVWQKPAVRA encoded by the coding sequence TTGACCCGCACGCCCGAGCGCGCCGACGCGGCGCCGGCGATGCGCATCGCCTCCGACTTCGACCGCCTCTCCGCGTTCGACGACGGGCGGTGGGACCACAACCGGCACTATCATCCGCTCCTGCTGCGCTCCCTGCCGGCGAGGCGGGAGAGCGCCTTGGAGATCGGCTGTGGAACCGGTGAGTTCGCGCGCCTGCTCGCCCGGGAATTCGCCCGGGTGACGGCGATCGATCTTTCCCCCGAGATGGTGCGCCGCGCTCGCGAACTTTCGCCGGGCGTGGCCCACATCGAGTTCACGCAGGCGGACGTCGCGTCGTGCGACCTGCCGCCGGAATCGTTCGACTGCATCGCCAGCATCGCGACGCTGCATCACCTGCCGCTGGCGGACACGCTGATGAAGCTGTCCGCGGCGCTGCGGCCGGGTGGCGTGCTGCTCGTGCTGGACCTGTATCAGCCGCGGAGCGCCGCGGACTTCGCCTGGAGTGCCGCGGCGTGGCCGTGCAATCTCGTCCTCCGCGCCTGGCACCATGGCCGGCTCCGGGACCCTCCCGACGTGCGCCGCGCCTGGTCCGAGCACGCCCGGCACGACGTGTATCCAGCGCTGGCAGACGTCCGCGCGCTGGGAGAGCGCCTAGTTCCGGGAGCCGTGGTGCGCCGCCACCTCTTCTGGCGGTACTCGCTGGTCTGGCAGAAGCCGGCTGTGCGGGCGTAA